The nucleotide window GGTTTTGTTTGGCATGGAGAGACTGAGGCCGCTGCATTACAATGACAGGCTCCCTCAATGCCACTGATGGCAGGTTAGGTTTCATTTCATTACTTGTCATCACATACCGATTGGCTGGAGGCACAGCTACCTGCAGAGAGGTTGGCAAAGAGTATGCAGCAGATGAGGTCGAGCTACCATTTGACCACCTTTTATCCATGGAAGCAACCACTTGGGGTCTTCCCCAATCTGTCTTAGGCAGTAACCTTCTTGAAGACCGCAAATTCTTATTCCCAGACTCTGCAACTCCGGTTGCAAAAGTTTTGTTATGACTCAAATCTTGTTCTTCTCTTCGTTGTAGAGTGACAACTGGAACTGCTCCCTTTAGTTGAGGTCTTAATGACACATTTTGAACAGGCATTACCATCTTATTGTCAAGAGTCCCACTTGCTGTGACAGAGTCATCTGCTTCTTCCAATTTCAATGGAGCAGCCTTTACTTCCTGCTTATGTGCCTTCAAAGTCTCTTCAGTCTTCTCTAAGTCACCCTCACATGCAACTACAGCCCTTTCCACTTCCTGCTTCGTGCACTTAAATTTCATCTCCAAATCCGATATCTTTACAAGCTCTGCAGTTATATCAATTTTCATGTTGACAGAACTGTCGATATTTGCTGCAATATGATGCTTGCTCTCTTCGCTCAGTTCAAGGAGCCATGAAATGGACTCTTCAACACGTCCTTCATTTTGTATAAGAGCCATTGTTGCCTCCTCAGAAGAGAACCCCATGGCTACAATTTTCTGAGCAAGCATCTCCAGTTTCCTAGACATGAGGTACCCACTACAGCGTTCATGTAACTCCTGAGCACGTCTTTCCTTCTGCCGTTGATGCTTTCTCTCATTTTTCTGTCTAATCTTCTCCCGCTTGTCCGTGTCACAGCCAGGTATAGATTCAATACGAGGTCCATTACTAGTGGTTTTCTCCTTTTGTTCATCTTCTCCAGAATCACCAGTGGTACTAACAGAATGATCCTCTGTTTCATCTATTGTTCCAAAACGTCCATTGTTTTGGCCTGGCACAGAAACAGAGCTCGTCGTATCAAAATTGTGGAATGTTCCTGAATCTGGATTGTATCCACTTGACTGGACACCATTTCCATGGTTAACAGCCAAAACAGGCTTTGAAGAAACTTTGCCTTGTTCCTTGACTGTCTTTGCAGGCAATTTCTCCATGGCCTTAGATTTAGAAGCCGGGGACATTTCTCACTTATTTAACAGCAACTTTCCTGCATGGAATCATTAAGAATATTAATTGACAAAATCTTCATTACATGGATAAGTCGCTCAGCACTATGAAACTAGCACAGAAACATAAACAAAAATAAAGCAACGAAGTGCCACGGACTAGTCTCACCAGTCACCACACTGCAAGTAATAGAGAAGATTATAAAATGCATAGTACAACAATCAAGTGCTGCCTAAATTCTTTTGCTTAACCTTCCTGCTCTTCCCACAAGAATTTACTTGTAAAGGTTCAAGCAACAAAAGTTTATGTACATCAAGCAATTTCTGATCAATGATTATTTTGTTTTCTCAATTACTGAGGTGAAGAACTTTCAAGAAGCAAGTAGAGGGTTACAAACTCATCAGCCAGCATCAAGTCGAAGGATGTAAGGAGTTCATAGAGATGCATCATAACCAATTTGAGGGTCATGGAATGCAAATATCCTCATCAGCCCTAGAAACTAAGGTCCGACAAGGGGAGCATTAAATCACGATATCAACCTCAATGTGCAGTTGAAGGACTCAAATCTGTGGGTCAGAGACCAGCTTCAAATGTTGTCAACCAGAGCTTGAAGGAATTTTCCTCCAATGCAAGCCTCGGAGTAGTGCCACGTATACTGAATTCTGTCAATAAGTAAAAACACAGTACCAGTCCACAAGCACAATAAGATCAGGAATGTACCTAAATGAACAGGAAGGCTAAGTTGACACCGCAAATACAATAGAAGAGAGATGTCCCATGAGTCCATTAAGGCATTTGCAAACCACAATTAGGAACAGATCTGCAGGTTGAATCAGTGGGCAAATGGGACATTATACCAATTTGAGTTTGGACACTGACTGCAATGCACTAGATCAATGAGAACAACAGACATTTCTTTATAAACTACACTAACAAATAAATCCCTTGTTAATTGATAGTAAGGACCTTATTTATTGGTCCAAATTAAGAATCTCTCTCTCAGAGGTCATGAATGTTTGATTGATCAAACGATCCAACTCAAACCTTTTTAACCAATAAAGGTCAAGTTTTTTTTTACTGATTTCTGAGTGTTCCAAAAGGTAGGCTATGAGGAATAGAACATCACTAAAATATGTACAAATCTTGGTTTACAGACTCCTTCAATGTCTATAATTTAGACTTTCCTGTGATGCACATACAAGTACTTCAATCTTAGATTAGCAGCAACAATTTGAATAGCTGTAGAACTACAACTTTTGTCTTTGTGTTACTAACTACTTATCCCAATTTGGATGCTATGGAATTTCAATTTGTGTGTTTAAGGGCATCAAGACATGCTaatattgtatttttttattgCAACTAGGTTGCATTAATAATACACAAAGGTCATCAATTTTTTGATGATGTAACAATGCGCCATCAGAACCAATAACAAGCAAAGGGGAATGATGCTTGGATCAATCATGAAACCTAGCACACCCTCGTACCATCCATGGAGATTGTTCCCTCAAACAAGGCACAAGAAGTACCTAATGAGAAGCATTGTGCAAGTGTGTGGCATCCTATGTGTATGTTTCTAGGCAAACCCTAAGAAATAAATTCCAATTTCCACACTTAAATGACTACCATAGTTAGAAGAACATAGAAGTACCTATTACTCTGTTTATTTAGAATAGAAGCAAGAAACCTGATACAATAATGATATTGCTCCAGAGCACACCATAAGTTGGAAACCAGGTAACCATAAACAACAAATATAGTTTTTAGAAAAACATTTCCataataatattttctttttatgGGTTACAAGTTTACAACACATgcagtaattttttttattaactgaGATGGAAACTAGGTGACCACAACCTCCAATAATGGCTTTTGCAACAAGTGTTTCACAATAACCCTTGTCTTCTAGAATTCCCATGTTTTTCTTCTGTTCTAGATCATATAATGCTCCCCTTAACTCTTTCCACTTCAAATCgctccttaaaatattttcctTATTGATGCTATTATCTCTAACAAAGTTACTCTACAATCAGAACCTTTAGAGTGATCAACATCCAAGTAAGATCCAAAATAAGCTAGGATTTTATGAATATCTAATTCTTAGCTCACATACCCTTAGTACAAAAGAACTTGTGGGAAAAGATGATTTTGTAACCATGTATCCCTAAAATTTAGGCTGAAAATATTCCATAAATCATGGATTATGATTCCATAAATCATGGAATATGATAATCTCACTAGTTAGCATAATTGATAAGATAACTTATTCtttaaaatctaacaaatttcCAATAAACTTTTCGGGAATTAGCTATGTGATCATATACCATAATTTACAGAATCATGAATTATCCATATAATAATTCATATAATAGTTACGATTCATCTTATAGAAGTTATTACTAGTTATAATGTCATATAAAGATTGAATACTTTAAAAATTGCAATATATTTTTCAGATATTAGCTATATGagtaattttatttataattcatGATATTAGAATTATAGTGTTTCAATGTTTATATCAACATTGTTGCAACGGTAATGTTGTTGCATGCGACCAAAAGGTCTTTTTGTTTAATGTTTATATCAATATACTATATTCAAAGTAAACCCATATGATAAATGCCAAACATGGTTCTAAAATATTTCAATAAAAGTTATAGGATCTTACAATCCTACAATTTGAGCCTGAACTTAATCCTGTACCTAAGTAGGATCTT belongs to Zingiber officinale cultivar Zhangliang unplaced genomic scaffold, Zo_v1.1 ctg240, whole genome shotgun sequence and includes:
- the LOC122037167 gene encoding uncharacterized protein LOC122037167, encoding MSPASKSKAMEKLPAKTVKEQGKVSSKPVLAVNHGNGVQSSGYNPDSGTFHNFDTTSSVSVPGQNNGRFGTIDETEDHSVSTTGDSGEDEQKEKTTSNGPRIESIPGCDTDKREKIRQKNERKHQRQKERRAQELHERCSGYLMSRKLEMLAQKIVAMGFSSEEATMALIQNEGRVEESISWLLELSEESKHHIAANIDSSVNMKIDITAELVKISDLEMKFKCTKQEVERAVVACEGDLEKTEETLKAHKQEVKAAPLKLEEADDSVTASGTLDNKMVMPVQNVSLRPQLKGAVPVVTLQRREEQDLSHNKTFATGVAESGNKNLRSSRRLLPKTDWGRPQVVASMDKRWSNGSSTSSAAYSLPTSLQVAVPPANRYVMTSNEMKPNLPSVALREPVIVMQRPQSLHAKQNPASTSPNITSTSPPTSTGWYPNGTSSMGLIKVENGGLLPSSSFLGLHGSTAQQFINPNHFRPASNPVDSFPTGWGTPFNPSSSSTLSPGIPSSPGLLTSLPSGLSASSSDDWCSSGSTTYDYTSIDWSMDTDFMKPSHKINNLPSTWSTMFMGGKMVKRTVNSHSAVIGIQGDSLATDDSSYSSGSYDWSSPFTGKDLLSIPRRYVTDSSP